One genomic window of Clostridium taeniosporum includes the following:
- a CDS encoding phage tail tape measure protein, producing the protein MAEELGSLAVKIGLDSSGFQNGISSINRNLRVLDSEFKANTAALGENAKGLEGLKLKSESLTKQLELQKQKVSALQEAYTKSAQTKGNDSEATQALEIKLNKAKQTLSQMETELSKANKEIETQSSKWTSLGKSLDGIGSKMKSVGEGFSNAGSKLSIGLTAPLATLGVASVKLASDMNESMNKVEVAFGGVNQKVKDWSDTTLKSYGIAKGTALDMSALYGDMATSMGLNQEEAAKMSMSLVGLAGDLSSFKNIGIEEAETALNGIFTGETESLKMLGVVMTDTNLQQYAYSKGIEKKTKDMTESEKVQLRYNFILEKTKNAQGDFERTGAGTANQMRVFQESLKELGATMGQNILPVITPIITKLNEWVQAFGKLDPSIQKIIIVFAALLAALGPVLSVIGSVITVGSSLVTLFGSISTAVAGAGGAMALLTGPVGIAIAAITAIIAVGVLLYNNWDTIKAKASELWSSIALTFENIKTSISNAWENVKTATLTAWENLKSTISNGLENIKNFLEPALNFYETVFQNVWDAIKNIVLGAVLIILDIVTGNFTQLKSDIENIWNNIKTALTNIWEAIKNTAINAWTKLKESVTNLCNNIKETVLNIWNGILTWFSELPGKLYNYGSSMFTSMKEGISSTIGNVKSAIESGINSALTFLASLPSKAWNYGADFVEGIVKGIKSAMGKVEDAVSGLAAKIRSYLHFSVPDEGPLTDYESWMPDFMSGLAEGINKSKNVVSEAINKLSLDMNISTKLEPITVPAYDKTSLNKNSNGGKGLTLHIENFINNTEKDIEQLAYELEFYRQKISMGKGGV; encoded by the coding sequence CAATTGGAACTTCAAAAGCAAAAAGTAAGTGCTTTGCAAGAAGCTTACACTAAAAGTGCTCAAACAAAAGGTAATGATAGTGAAGCTACCCAAGCACTTGAGATAAAACTTAATAAAGCAAAACAAACTCTCTCACAAATGGAAACAGAACTTTCTAAAGCAAATAAAGAAATTGAAACTCAAAGCAGTAAATGGACTTCTTTAGGTAAAAGTCTTGATGGTATAGGAAGTAAGATGAAAAGCGTTGGAGAAGGGTTTAGTAATGCTGGATCTAAGCTTTCAATAGGATTAACTGCCCCATTGGCTACACTCGGAGTTGCAAGTGTAAAGTTAGCATCTGATATGAATGAGAGTATGAACAAAGTTGAGGTTGCGTTTGGTGGTGTTAATCAAAAAGTAAAAGATTGGTCAGATACTACTCTTAAAAGTTATGGTATAGCCAAAGGAACAGCTTTAGATATGTCTGCTCTTTATGGTGATATGGCAACAAGCATGGGATTAAATCAAGAAGAAGCTGCAAAAATGTCTATGTCTTTAGTGGGATTAGCAGGTGATTTATCGAGTTTTAAAAACATTGGTATTGAAGAAGCAGAAACTGCTTTGAATGGAATATTTACAGGTGAAACTGAAAGCCTAAAAATGTTAGGTGTAGTTATGACTGATACGAATCTGCAACAATATGCTTATTCTAAAGGAATCGAAAAGAAAACTAAAGATATGACTGAATCAGAAAAGGTTCAACTTAGATATAACTTTATTTTAGAGAAAACAAAAAATGCACAGGGAGATTTTGAACGTACAGGTGCTGGAACGGCTAATCAGATGAGAGTATTTCAAGAAAGTTTAAAAGAACTTGGTGCTACAATGGGACAAAATATATTGCCAGTAATAACGCCTATAATTACTAAATTAAATGAATGGGTGCAAGCTTTTGGAAAGTTAGATCCAAGTATACAGAAAATTATTATAGTATTTGCTGCATTACTTGCAGCTCTAGGACCAGTACTTTCAGTAATAGGTAGTGTGATTACTGTAGGTAGCAGTTTAGTAACTTTGTTTGGAAGCATAAGTACTGCAGTTGCTGGAGCAGGAGGTGCAATGGCACTTTTAACTGGACCAGTAGGAATAGCTATAGCTGCAATTACTGCAATAATTGCTGTAGGAGTTCTTTTATATAATAATTGGGACACAATTAAAGCTAAAGCATCAGAGCTTTGGAGTAGCATAGCGTTGACCTTTGAAAATATAAAAACATCAATATCAAACGCATGGGAAAATGTAAAAACTGCAACATTGACTGCTTGGGAAAATTTAAAAAGTACCATAAGTAATGGACTGGAGAATATAAAGAATTTTCTAGAACCAGCATTAAATTTTTATGAAACCGTATTTCAAAATGTATGGGATGCAATAAAGAATATTGTTTTAGGTGCGGTACTTATAATTCTTGATATAGTTACAGGAAACTTTACACAGTTAAAATCAGATATAGAAAACATATGGAATAATATAAAAACTGCTTTAACAAATATATGGGAAGCCATAAAAAACACTGCTATAAATGCTTGGACTAAGTTAAAGGAAAGTGTGACAAATCTTTGCAACAATATTAAAGAAACAGTACTTAATATATGGAATGGAATTTTAACTTGGTTTTCTGAATTGCCAGGAAAGCTTTATAATTATGGATCGTCTATGTTTACAAGTATGAAAGAAGGAATAAGTAGCACCATAGGAAATGTAAAAAGTGCTATAGAAAGTGGAATAAATAGCGCATTGACATTTTTAGCAAGTTTACCAAGTAAGGCTTGGAATTATGGAGCAGATTTTGTGGAGGGTATTGTAAAAGGAATTAAATCTGCTATGGGTAAAGTTGAAGATGCAGTTAGTGGACTTGCAGCTAAAATAAGAAGTTATTTACATTTTTCAGTTCCAGATGAAGGGCCACTTACTGATTATGAAAGTTGGATGCCGGATTTTATGTCAGGGCTTGCAGAAGGAATAAATAAAAGTAAAAATGTTGTTTCAGAGGCTATAAATAAATTATCTTTAGACATGAATATAAGCACTAAGTTAGAGCCTATAACAGTTCCAGCTTATGATAAAACAAGTTTAAATAAAAATTCAAATGGAGGTAAAGGACTTACACTTCATATAGAAAACTTTATTAACAATACTGAGAAAGATATAGAACAATTAGCTTATGAATTAGAATTCTATAGACAGAAAATCTCTATGGGTAAAGGAGGAGTTTAG
- a CDS encoding distal tail protein Dit, translated as MLSFNFGGKNSYDDLGILISKRPSIPSPKRRVNTINIPGRDSNLIFDEKTYDDITLTVECSVKDKENLANKIDDIKAWLFETGQSDLIFSFQDDRKYIAQVVNAIDFKQIYNYFSEFPIIFNCRPFKYAVENSIINIIKTGTKISNIGSIESEPIINIYGSGDIVFKVNDQEVSIKGMTEKVILNSVIQDCYDDKGNNLNGKMSGEFLKLKPGENIIEWSGNVTKLELLPNWRWL; from the coding sequence ATGCTTAGTTTTAATTTTGGTGGTAAAAACAGTTATGATGATCTTGGAATTCTAATATCTAAAAGACCAAGCATACCTTCTCCCAAACGTAGAGTAAATACAATAAATATTCCAGGAAGAGATTCCAATTTAATATTTGATGAGAAAACTTATGATGATATAACTCTAACTGTGGAGTGCTCAGTAAAAGATAAGGAGAACCTTGCAAATAAAATTGATGATATAAAAGCATGGCTATTTGAAACAGGACAAAGTGATCTGATATTTAGTTTTCAAGACGATAGAAAATATATTGCTCAAGTAGTAAATGCTATTGATTTTAAGCAGATTTATAATTATTTCAGTGAGTTCCCCATAATATTTAATTGTAGACCTTTTAAATATGCAGTAGAAAATAGCATAATAAATATAATTAAAACGGGAACTAAGATAAGTAATATTGGGAGTATTGAAAGCGAGCCTATAATAAACATTTATGGATCTGGTGATATAGTTTTTAAAGTAAATGATCAGGAAGTAAGTATTAAAGGCATGACAGAAAAAGTAATATTAAATTCAGTGATACAGGATTGCTATGATGATAAAGGAAACAATTTAAATGGTAAAATGTCAGGTGAATTTTTAAAATTGAAGCCAGGAGAAAATATTATAGAGTGGAGTGGAAATGTTACTAAGCTTGAGTTGTTACCAAACTGGCGGTGGTTATAG
- a CDS encoding phage tail spike protein — protein MICVYDKKTTKGNFNNNGFGILNEPISCYITEELNGEYSLELEYATNSKKAKYLEEWNIIKADGQLFRIYKVEKNSEGKNIIKVWAKHIFYDLAYYFIEEMKAENCSVKTALQKCLVGDLIVIYTADSDIITSNSINVVEKNPVEAIFSIINIWGLGELKRDNFDVKILKSIGRDAGVLIAQGKNISGLKFNSDTTSVVTKLYPVGKNGVKLTEKYISVPNWNSEKYPPFPIIKKVEFKEAEDEVTLRALAKESANVIGLSKVSIDIDFIELSKTKEYENYKHLQTVKVGDFVIVRHKDFDIDVKVPVLKIKKDILTCVNSKVELGQPKNSILSQLDMVDIKTSIDELGNKVAESLTSMLYYANPIVLTIGTTAIEPMYLGVTAVAATNLSMNFSMYCIASAACTATIQIQLDNKDISFTPKQKLQQGDNVIGIPIGIPQVSSGPHYIGVFLKVDTGTLNIPMYNLQCMVDGRNLQGGLSAEPAHAECFEELKYIDISKLYLDKVKANYTSYELQKPVSSILNTYKAADIAAITDGKQMSINYAVSIKKYGEILYVNPQYKHKYLIDGSALIIDNDGLYFKTIYEGTAVIEPIDIGKMYSFELLDSSNFAGIEKLEVK, from the coding sequence GTGATTTGTGTTTATGATAAGAAGACTACTAAAGGAAATTTTAATAATAATGGTTTTGGAATATTAAATGAGCCTATAAGCTGTTACATTACAGAAGAATTAAATGGTGAGTATTCCTTAGAACTAGAATATGCAACTAATTCTAAAAAAGCAAAGTATCTAGAAGAATGGAATATTATAAAAGCAGATGGACAGCTTTTTAGAATATATAAGGTAGAGAAAAACAGTGAAGGCAAAAACATAATCAAGGTATGGGCTAAACATATATTTTATGATTTAGCTTATTATTTTATTGAGGAAATGAAAGCTGAAAACTGTAGTGTAAAAACAGCTCTGCAGAAATGTTTGGTAGGAGATTTAATTGTAATATACACAGCAGATAGTGATATTATAACTTCAAATTCAATTAATGTAGTAGAAAAAAATCCTGTTGAAGCTATATTTTCAATAATAAATATATGGGGATTAGGTGAATTAAAGAGAGATAACTTTGATGTTAAGATCTTAAAGAGTATAGGAAGAGATGCAGGAGTTTTAATAGCTCAAGGCAAGAATATATCTGGGTTAAAATTCAATTCAGATACTACAAGTGTTGTAACAAAATTATATCCAGTAGGAAAAAACGGTGTTAAACTTACTGAAAAATATATAAGTGTACCTAATTGGAATAGTGAAAAGTATCCACCATTTCCTATTATAAAAAAGGTAGAATTTAAAGAAGCAGAAGATGAGGTTACTTTAAGAGCATTAGCTAAAGAATCAGCAAATGTAATAGGCTTAAGTAAGGTAAGTATTGATATAGATTTTATTGAACTTAGTAAAACAAAAGAATATGAGAATTATAAGCATCTCCAAACAGTTAAGGTTGGAGATTTTGTTATAGTAAGGCATAAAGATTTTGATATAGATGTTAAAGTTCCAGTACTCAAAATTAAGAAGGACATTTTAACTTGTGTAAATTCTAAAGTTGAGCTTGGACAGCCAAAGAACAGCATATTAAGTCAATTAGATATGGTAGATATAAAAACCTCAATAGATGAACTTGGAAATAAGGTTGCTGAGTCATTAACGTCAATGTTATATTATGCAAATCCAATTGTATTAACTATTGGAACAACAGCTATTGAGCCAATGTATCTTGGGGTTACAGCTGTAGCAGCTACTAATTTATCGATGAACTTTTCTATGTATTGTATAGCAAGTGCAGCTTGTACTGCAACAATTCAAATTCAACTAGATAATAAAGATATATCATTTACTCCAAAACAAAAACTTCAACAAGGGGATAATGTTATAGGCATACCTATTGGAATACCACAAGTTTCAAGTGGACCACATTATATTGGAGTCTTCTTAAAAGTTGATACTGGAACATTAAATATACCAATGTACAATCTTCAATGTATGGTTGATGGAAGAAATCTTCAAGGAGGATTAAGTGCAGAGCCAGCTCATGCAGAATGCTTTGAAGAGTTGAAGTATATAGATATTAGTAAATTATATTTAGATAAAGTTAAAGCCAATTATACTAGTTATGAATTACAAAAGCCTGTTAGTTCAATATTAAATACTTATAAAGCAGCAGATATAGCAGCAATTACTGATGGAAAGCAAATGAGTATAAACTATGCAGTTTCAATAAAAAAGTATGGTGAAATTTTATATGTTAATCCACAGTATAAGCATAAATATTTGATAGATGGTAGTGCTTTAATAATAGATAATGATGGGTTGTACTTTAAAACCATTTATGAAGGCACAGCAGTTATTGAACCAATAGATATAGGTAAAATGTATAGTTTTGAACTTTTAGATAGTAGTAATTTTGCAGGTATTGAAAAACTGGAGGTGAAGTGA
- a CDS encoding phage holin family protein, which translates to MKNIIETLQMIFASIGGCIGWILGGTDGFLYALIAFVVIDYLTGFMVAVLERKLSSEIGFRGIFKKVLIFVLVGVAHIVDCYLLGGSSAIRTAVIFFYISNEGISILENTAKIGLPIPEKLKNILEQLKEDKKNG; encoded by the coding sequence ATGAAAAATATTATTGAAACACTACAAATGATATTTGCATCTATTGGTGGATGTATTGGGTGGATTTTAGGAGGGACAGATGGATTTTTATATGCACTTATAGCTTTTGTAGTTATTGATTATTTGACAGGATTTATGGTAGCAGTGCTAGAGAGAAAGCTATCAAGTGAGATAGGTTTTAGAGGAATATTTAAAAAAGTACTTATCTTTGTTTTGGTGGGGGTAGCGCATATTGTTGATTGTTATTTGTTAGGAGGCAGTAGTGCAATTCGCACCGCTGTTATTTTTTTCTATATTTCTAATGAAGGAATTAGTATATTAGAAAACACAGCAAAGATAGGGTTACCAATACCTGAAAAGCTAAAAAATATCTTAGAGCAGTTAAAGGAGGATAAGAAAAATGGCTAG
- a CDS encoding N-acetylmuramoyl-L-alanine amidase codes for MARLCFDYGHGGEDPGATYNGRKESNDVLSIGRAVAVEVRRHGITVDETRTSDATVSLNDRSSFESRNSYDYFISFHRNAFKPEQARGAETYIYLSASTKAKALAEKIQSGLVSVGFVDRKVKNANYHVLRETRCSAVLIEIGFIDNSGDNDIFDSKRNEIIREIVKAILVQLGINYRENVVNESTTYQKQQATSGQTLYRVMAGSYAVRDNAEKQVQKLKSSGFDACIMIFNK; via the coding sequence ATGGCTAGATTATGTTTTGATTATGGACATGGTGGAGAAGATCCAGGAGCAACTTATAATGGGAGAAAAGAAAGTAATGATGTATTAAGCATTGGTAGAGCTGTAGCAGTAGAAGTTAGAAGGCATGGGATTACAGTTGATGAAACTAGAACTTCAGATGCTACAGTAAGTCTTAATGATAGAAGCAGCTTTGAAAGTAGAAATTCATACGATTATTTTATATCATTTCATAGAAATGCTTTTAAGCCAGAACAGGCTAGAGGTGCTGAAACTTATATTTATTTAAGTGCAAGTACAAAAGCTAAAGCATTAGCTGAAAAAATACAATCTGGACTTGTAAGTGTTGGTTTTGTTGATAGGAAAGTAAAGAATGCTAATTATCATGTACTAAGAGAAACTAGATGCTCGGCAGTCTTAATTGAAATTGGGTTTATTGATAATAGTGGTGATAACGATATTTTTGATAGCAAAAGGAATGAAATTATTAGAGAAATAGTTAAAGCTATATTGGTTCAGCTAGGTATAAATTATAGAGAAAATGTAGTTAACGAATCAACAACTTATCAAAAGCAGCAAGCCACAAGTGGACAAACTCTTTATAGGGTTATGGCAGGATCATATGCTGTTAGGGACAATGCAGAAAAGCAAGTGCAAAAGTTAAAGTCATCAGGATTTGATGCTTGCATTATGATTTTCAATAAGTAA
- a CDS encoding recombinase family protein, with amino-acid sequence MRVRIIEPTLKVQNQKKRVCAYARVSTDSEKQEESLENQIQYYENLISSNPEYEFVGVFADRGITGTTENRPEFQKMLQLAKGGELDLIITKSISRFARNTTIVLETVRELKDIGVEVRFEKENIDTLSGDGELMLTVLSSFSQEESKNVSDNIKWRMRKKFQQGEMIINTKRFLGYDKDEYGDLVINPKEAEVVKRIFNEYLNGKGCFTIAKGLREEGVPTVAGGTWRDSTILRILKNEKYKGDALLQKYYTSDHLRKKKVKNNGEVESYYIEDDHVPIVSREEWETVQEEIKKRAKKKGIILGDTKKYKRRYPLTGMLYCSKCGSTLRRRTWNTKHSCKKIVWQCSNYVKNGKNACMGTSIDDEVISKLNIKEETVVKEEIRNGKKYYSYTCKSQQNQYSTIGKVTEKENGCILQGINRPSRTVIKL; translated from the coding sequence GTGCGTGTAAGAATTATTGAGCCTACTTTAAAAGTGCAAAATCAAAAGAAAAGAGTATGTGCTTATGCAAGGGTTTCAACAGATAGTGAAAAGCAAGAAGAATCTCTAGAAAATCAAATACAATATTATGAAAATCTTATATCATCAAATCCAGAATATGAATTTGTAGGAGTGTTTGCGGATAGAGGAATAACAGGAACTACTGAGAATAGACCAGAATTTCAAAAGATGCTTCAGCTTGCAAAAGGTGGGGAGCTGGATTTAATCATAACAAAATCTATATCAAGGTTTGCAAGGAATACTACTATAGTTTTAGAAACTGTAAGAGAACTAAAAGATATAGGTGTAGAAGTTAGATTTGAAAAAGAAAATATAGATACTTTATCAGGGGATGGTGAGTTAATGCTCACTGTCCTTTCTTCTTTTTCTCAAGAGGAAAGCAAAAATGTAAGTGATAACATCAAATGGAGAATGAGAAAGAAGTTTCAGCAAGGAGAAATGATTATAAATACTAAAAGATTTTTGGGGTATGACAAGGATGAGTATGGAGATTTAGTTATAAATCCTAAAGAGGCTGAGGTAGTAAAAAGAATTTTTAATGAATACTTAAATGGAAAAGGATGTTTTACAATTGCAAAAGGACTTAGAGAAGAAGGAGTTCCTACAGTTGCCGGTGGAACATGGAGAGACAGTACTATTTTAAGGATATTAAAAAATGAGAAATACAAAGGGGATGCATTACTTCAAAAATATTATACATCAGATCATTTAAGAAAAAAGAAAGTTAAGAATAACGGAGAAGTTGAGAGCTATTATATTGAAGATGATCATGTGCCAATAGTTTCAAGAGAAGAATGGGAAACTGTTCAAGAAGAAATTAAAAAGAGAGCAAAGAAAAAGGGGATTATTTTAGGAGATACAAAAAAGTATAAGAGAAGATATCCACTAACAGGAATGCTTTACTGCAGTAAATGTGGTTCTACCTTAAGAAGAAGAACCTGGAATACTAAACATTCTTGCAAAAAGATAGTATGGCAGTGTAGCAACTACGTTAAAAATGGAAAGAATGCTTGCATGGGAACTTCAATAGATGATGAAGTTATAAGCAAGCTTAATATAAAGGAAGAAACTGTAGTAAAGGAGGAAATTAGAAATGGCAAGAAGTATTACAGTTATACCTGCAAGAGCCAACAGAACCAATATAGTACAATCGGCAAAGTCACAGAAAAAGAGAATGGCTGCATATTGCAGGGTATCAACAGACCAAGCAGAACAGTTATCAAGCTATGA
- a CDS encoding recombinase family protein — protein sequence MAAYCRVSTDQAEQLSSYEAQVNYYTNFINNSSEYQMAKVYADEGISGTNTKKREQFNEMIRDCKAGKIDVIITKSISRFARNTLDCLNYVRTLKELGIGVIFEKENINTLDAKGEVLISILASLAQDESRSISENSTWGIRRRFEQGKLHINHKKFLGYTKDEEGNLIIDEKQSKIVRRIYKDYLDGKGTNRIAKEFEEEGIKGWNGKAKWYESTIRGILTNEKYKGDALLQKTYTVDFLTKKRAENNGEVPQYYVEESHPAIIDKEMHAAVQLEMERRRIFAKEHDIVKVDYATITNPFAGKIICGHCGSVFGRKVWNSTNELRRRIVWRCNRRYIKKGKKAVIINI from the coding sequence ATGGCTGCATATTGCAGGGTATCAACAGACCAAGCAGAACAGTTATCAAGCTATGAAGCACAGGTAAATTACTATACTAATTTTATAAATAATAGTTCAGAATATCAAATGGCAAAAGTTTATGCGGATGAAGGAATTTCAGGGACTAACACAAAAAAGAGAGAACAATTTAATGAAATGATTAGAGATTGCAAGGCAGGAAAAATAGATGTAATTATAACAAAATCCATATCAAGATTTGCTCGTAATACCTTGGATTGCTTAAATTATGTAAGAACCCTTAAAGAACTTGGCATTGGAGTCATTTTTGAAAAGGAAAATATAAATACATTAGATGCTAAAGGAGAGGTATTAATTTCCATTTTAGCAAGCTTGGCTCAAGATGAAAGTCGCTCAATTTCTGAAAATTCAACATGGGGAATAAGAAGGAGATTTGAACAAGGAAAGCTTCATATAAACCATAAAAAGTTTTTAGGATATACTAAAGATGAGGAAGGTAATCTTATAATAGATGAAAAACAATCCAAGATTGTAAGAAGAATTTATAAGGATTATCTTGATGGAAAAGGTACAAATAGAATAGCAAAAGAATTTGAAGAAGAAGGAATTAAAGGTTGGAATGGAAAAGCTAAATGGTATGAAAGCACTATAAGAGGAATATTAACAAATGAAAAATACAAGGGAGATGCACTACTGCAAAAAACTTACACAGTAGATTTTCTTACCAAGAAAAGGGCAGAAAACAATGGAGAAGTCCCACAGTATTATGTTGAGGAAAGCCACCCCGCAATTATAGATAAAGAAATGCATGCCGCAGTACAACTCGAGATGGAGAGAAGAAGAATTTTTGCTAAAGAACATGATATTGTAAAAGTAGATTATGCTACAATAACTAATCCTTTTGCAGGAAAAATTATTTGCGGACACTGCGGCAGTGTTTTTGGAAGAAAAGTTTGGAACTCCACAAATGAATTACGCAGGAGAATTGTTTGGAGATGCAATAGAAGATATATTAAAAAGGGAAAAAAGGCTGTAATAATAAACATATAG